From the genome of Cedecea lapagei, one region includes:
- a CDS encoding ATP-binding protein, translating to MPAADNTQPRSARDDDMVVFGRYQLFPDLGLLMRDGVRLEPGERAMAVLKLLVSEAGQVVAKETLLETVWPKEIVEENNLQAQISALRKIFGADRNLITTIFGRGYCFTAPVSKLQAATSSLPVTAASSLLPRPRSPLIGRERELGEIRKLLLEYAVCTLAGPAGIGKTRLLLEVAREAAGLYPDGVFFADLSSLNPGSDPVPVLRAAVAGIRGAGQQSTRPALLIIDNCEHLAAACAQEIERLLQANDLLNVLLTSQTPLGIEGEQVYRVGPLALPSAHVDVRQAQTCSAVEFLVQRIQSVDYQFRLTEENVQPVTALCRLLDAVPLALEIVAARAASLGPEAVLADLESREALPDSHSLSTSSRHRTLADALDWSYRLLKADEQRVFQALSIFPGEFELAAAKDLLKQEKISDVVASMVAKSLLVFQGGVRPARYRYLTIVRTYARTLLADDSEQLSLSHAHLTAENMVRAKEAWTEVSSPHWRRQYGYLIDDLRAAADWCFGAGQNASLGRSILANATPFWIQLSLHGECRQRITAAINNPQNGHATQHEEMLMQAALGSALGWAQGPVEENGQAWQRAGELAGKLNDREIQLQAEYGLWLYHLRSGRYMQAGENGKKMAELASEIGDYGALLTARRLVGTALHFSGDQQAALREIQALLDRAVDEDSQRAPFRFGLDQRVAGWAFLVRALWVTGDIARARRAEQLAVEEAKELDHACSLCAALAEGSCTLAALTGDIDRVLLIASQIETIAVEHGLGFWRLYASAFMFWGRLRRQPETILPQQIHAMLATLRANGFDPAYSLFLSDFSAALAQKGRREEADALISERLSGLDINQSLWNLPELMRVQAQIRYAGRPEDVLEFSAALQSALLLAKSQTAKGWAQRIEADLSAL from the coding sequence ATGCCTGCTGCCGACAACACTCAACCCCGCTCAGCAAGAGATGACGATATGGTGGTCTTTGGCCGCTACCAGCTGTTTCCGGACCTGGGACTGCTGATGAGGGACGGCGTCCGCCTTGAGCCGGGCGAACGGGCTATGGCGGTGTTGAAGCTGCTGGTCAGTGAAGCCGGGCAGGTGGTGGCGAAAGAGACCCTGCTGGAAACCGTCTGGCCTAAAGAAATCGTTGAAGAAAACAACCTGCAGGCGCAAATCTCCGCGTTGCGCAAAATTTTCGGTGCGGACCGTAATCTGATAACGACGATTTTCGGGCGCGGGTACTGCTTTACCGCCCCGGTCAGCAAGCTGCAGGCGGCGACATCATCACTGCCCGTCACCGCCGCGTCATCCCTGCTGCCTCGCCCACGTTCACCGCTCATTGGCCGTGAAAGAGAGCTGGGCGAGATCAGGAAGCTGCTGCTCGAATACGCCGTTTGTACTCTGGCCGGACCCGCAGGTATCGGCAAAACCCGGCTGTTGCTGGAGGTTGCGCGGGAAGCCGCAGGGCTTTATCCCGACGGCGTTTTTTTTGCTGATTTGTCCAGCCTGAACCCGGGTTCAGACCCCGTGCCGGTCCTGCGCGCGGCAGTAGCCGGCATTCGCGGCGCCGGGCAACAGAGCACTCGCCCGGCGCTGCTCATTATTGATAACTGTGAACATCTGGCAGCCGCCTGCGCGCAGGAGATTGAGCGTCTACTGCAGGCGAACGACCTGCTTAACGTCTTGCTGACAAGTCAAACTCCGTTAGGAATTGAGGGCGAGCAGGTGTATCGCGTTGGGCCACTTGCGCTGCCTTCAGCGCACGTAGATGTGCGCCAGGCGCAAACTTGTAGCGCGGTAGAATTTCTTGTACAGCGGATTCAGTCGGTGGATTACCAGTTTCGCCTGACGGAAGAAAACGTACAGCCTGTTACCGCGCTTTGTCGGCTGCTTGATGCGGTCCCGCTGGCGCTGGAGATTGTGGCCGCACGCGCTGCCAGTCTGGGGCCCGAAGCTGTGCTGGCTGACCTGGAGAGTCGGGAAGCGCTACCTGATTCTCATAGCCTTTCCACATCCTCACGCCACAGAACCTTGGCCGACGCGCTGGACTGGAGTTACAGGCTGCTGAAGGCAGACGAGCAGCGAGTATTTCAGGCGCTATCTATCTTCCCCGGCGAGTTCGAGCTTGCTGCGGCAAAAGATCTGTTAAAACAAGAGAAGATAAGTGACGTTGTAGCCAGTATGGTGGCGAAATCGCTGCTGGTATTTCAGGGCGGTGTCCGCCCGGCAAGATACCGCTATCTCACCATTGTACGCACTTACGCTCGCACGCTGCTGGCAGACGACAGCGAGCAGCTTTCCCTCAGCCATGCACACTTGACCGCAGAGAATATGGTGCGGGCAAAAGAAGCCTGGACGGAAGTTTCCAGCCCACACTGGCGTCGGCAGTACGGCTATTTAATTGACGATCTCAGAGCAGCCGCGGACTGGTGTTTTGGCGCCGGTCAAAACGCGTCCCTCGGGCGGAGTATTCTCGCTAACGCCACGCCGTTCTGGATCCAGCTTTCGCTGCACGGCGAATGCCGTCAGCGCATCACGGCTGCCATTAATAATCCGCAAAACGGGCACGCCACGCAGCATGAAGAGATGCTGATGCAGGCGGCTTTAGGATCGGCTCTGGGCTGGGCACAGGGGCCTGTTGAAGAAAACGGACAGGCCTGGCAGCGAGCCGGAGAGCTTGCCGGTAAGCTCAATGACCGAGAAATACAGCTGCAGGCTGAATATGGATTGTGGCTGTATCATCTGCGAAGTGGGCGCTACATGCAGGCCGGAGAAAACGGCAAAAAAATGGCCGAGCTTGCTTCCGAAATCGGTGACTACGGCGCCTTATTGACCGCCCGCCGTCTTGTTGGCACCGCGCTGCATTTTTCCGGTGACCAGCAGGCCGCGCTCCGTGAAATTCAGGCCCTGCTGGATCGCGCCGTTGATGAAGACAGTCAAAGAGCGCCTTTCCGTTTCGGACTGGATCAGCGAGTGGCCGGCTGGGCCTTTCTGGTGCGTGCGCTATGGGTGACCGGCGATATCGCCAGGGCCAGGAGAGCGGAGCAGTTGGCGGTGGAGGAGGCAAAAGAACTCGATCATGCCTGCTCACTTTGCGCCGCGCTTGCGGAAGGTAGCTGCACCCTGGCGGCCCTGACCGGAGATATCGATCGGGTGCTGCTTATTGCCTCGCAGATCGAGACGATTGCCGTTGAGCACGGCCTGGGATTCTGGCGGCTGTATGCCTCGGCCTTTATGTTCTGGGGCAGATTACGCAGACAGCCGGAAACGATCCTCCCCCAGCAAATCCACGCGATGCTGGCAACGTTGCGAGCCAACGGCTTTGATCCCGCTTATTCGCTATTCCTCTCTGATTTTTCCGCCGCTTTGGCGCAGAAAGGCCGGCGGGAGGAAGCGGATGCGCTTATCAGCGAGCGTTTGTCAGGACTCGACATAAACCAGTCGCTGTGGAACCTGCCCGAGCTGATGCGGGTGCAGGCGCAGATTCGATATGCCGGCAGGCCAGAAGATGTTCTGGAATTCAGTGCGGCGCTACAGTCCGCGCTATTACTGGCGAAGAGCCAGACGGCAAAAGGCTGGGCTCAGCGCATAGAAGCCGACCTGAGCGCGCTCTGA
- a CDS encoding MFS transporter, translating into MSDNPLDVTLKPLPEAEKNSPLTTTLLLIMALACGVFVANVYYNQPLLELLQQAFPQQLALVSLAPTATQLGFAGGLFLLVPLGDKINRRTLILCQSAGLAVALACLALAPNIITVIIASAAVGVTGSVAQQIVPFAAELAKPERRGQVVGTVMSGVLCGILLGRAVGGFSGEHWGWRATFWLGCIASACGWLMLFFTLPHHTPRSKQSYLSLMRSLVSLWREEPLLRRATWIQAALFGSFIGLWTILALQLHAAFRLGADVAGLMGIVGAVGILIAPLAGRIADRRGPYAVIGLGALVMVISFAVLGLWTSLTGLVIGIILMDLGEQSALISNQHVIYALRPEARSRINTVFMSGMFIGGALGSWGASLVWRLGGWEMASLLGGALSFAGLLIHLIGQRKRR; encoded by the coding sequence ATGTCGGATAATCCGCTCGACGTCACCCTGAAACCTCTGCCAGAAGCAGAAAAAAATTCGCCTTTGACCACCACTCTGCTGCTCATTATGGCGCTCGCCTGCGGCGTGTTTGTCGCCAACGTTTACTACAACCAGCCGCTGCTGGAGCTGCTGCAGCAGGCTTTTCCTCAGCAGTTAGCCCTGGTGAGCCTCGCACCGACGGCCACCCAGCTTGGGTTTGCCGGCGGACTATTTTTACTCGTTCCGCTTGGCGACAAGATTAACCGCCGGACGCTTATCCTTTGCCAGTCGGCGGGGCTTGCTGTGGCGCTGGCTTGCCTGGCATTAGCACCCAACATTATCACCGTTATTATTGCTTCTGCGGCGGTAGGCGTAACGGGCTCCGTTGCGCAGCAGATTGTACCGTTTGCCGCAGAGCTGGCTAAACCGGAACGCCGTGGGCAGGTGGTAGGTACGGTGATGAGCGGCGTGCTTTGCGGCATCCTGCTTGGCCGTGCGGTCGGTGGTTTTAGCGGCGAGCACTGGGGATGGCGAGCGACCTTCTGGCTCGGCTGTATTGCGAGCGCCTGCGGCTGGCTAATGCTGTTCTTCACCCTGCCGCACCATACGCCGCGCAGCAAGCAGAGCTACCTGAGCCTGATGCGCTCCCTGGTTTCGCTTTGGCGTGAAGAGCCTTTGCTGCGCCGGGCCACCTGGATTCAGGCCGCCCTTTTCGGGTCGTTTATCGGCTTGTGGACGATTCTGGCGCTGCAGCTGCACGCCGCATTCCGCCTCGGGGCGGACGTTGCCGGCTTGATGGGCATTGTCGGTGCCGTCGGCATCCTGATTGCGCCGCTTGCCGGACGCATTGCGGACCGTCGTGGACCTTATGCGGTGATCGGGCTTGGCGCGTTGGTGATGGTTATCTCGTTTGCGGTACTCGGGCTGTGGACATCGCTGACCGGGCTGGTGATCGGCATTATCCTGATGGATCTTGGCGAACAGTCAGCGCTTATCTCTAATCAACACGTGATTTACGCCCTGCGCCCGGAGGCCAGAAGCCGCATAAATACCGTGTTTATGAGCGGAATGTTTATCGGCGGCGCACTCGGATCCTGGGGCGCAAGCCTGGTATGGCGACTTGGGGGATGGGAAATGGCCTCGCTGCTGGGAGGTGCTTTAAGTTTCGCCGGATTACTCATCCATCTTATCGGGCAAAGAAAACGCCGCTAG
- a CDS encoding LysR family transcriptional regulator, translating to MNHTTLQMFKIVAEEQSVTKAAKRLGRVQSNITTRIQQLEEELGVSLFVRDSKKMTLSPEGVSFLSYTQKILSLAEEARQALHPGKPAGTLNIGSMEATAASRLMPVFQQFHQQCPEVCLALITMPTQQLLERVRNASLDCALVSLLPNPEGLIECPEDLEFINVFSESLVLLAPGSESNSEARLAAFPKGCSYRARGEALLNRLNAVEVQEVSSYHSMVANVAAGRCSCVLPESVAATLALPKDSRQQFVAKALTQLVWRKGYGSPALEAMKQVLASASNL from the coding sequence ATGAACCACACCACACTGCAAATGTTTAAAATTGTCGCCGAAGAGCAAAGTGTGACAAAAGCGGCCAAAAGGCTTGGCCGCGTTCAGTCGAACATCACCACCCGCATCCAGCAGCTGGAAGAAGAGCTTGGCGTTTCCCTGTTCGTGCGCGACAGCAAGAAAATGACGTTGTCGCCGGAGGGAGTAAGCTTTCTCTCCTACACCCAAAAAATTCTTAGCCTCGCCGAAGAAGCGAGGCAGGCTCTGCATCCGGGCAAACCGGCTGGCACGCTGAATATCGGCTCAATGGAGGCGACCGCAGCCAGCCGCCTGATGCCGGTCTTTCAGCAGTTTCACCAACAGTGCCCCGAGGTCTGTCTGGCATTAATAACTATGCCTACCCAGCAGCTGCTCGAGCGAGTGCGTAATGCCTCGCTGGATTGTGCCCTGGTTAGCCTGCTGCCGAACCCGGAAGGCCTTATCGAATGCCCGGAAGATCTTGAGTTTATTAATGTGTTCAGCGAAAGCTTAGTGCTGCTCGCACCGGGTTCCGAAAGCAACAGCGAAGCCCGTCTTGCTGCTTTTCCCAAAGGCTGTTCCTACCGGGCTCGCGGCGAAGCTTTACTTAACCGGCTAAACGCCGTTGAGGTGCAGGAGGTGAGTTCTTACCATTCTATGGTTGCCAACGTTGCCGCCGGGCGCTGCAGCTGCGTGCTGCCGGAAAGCGTTGCCGCAACTCTTGCCCTGCCGAAGGACAGCCGACAACAGTTTGTTGCAAAGGCCCTCACCCAGCTTGTCTGGCGTAAAGGCTACGGCTCCCCCGCACTGGAAGCGATGAAGCAGGTGCTGGCCTCAGCCAGTAACCTTTGA
- a CDS encoding RNA polymerase sigma factor: protein MKAGMAKNSLLITALNGCRTRLKAFIRGRTAVREDAEDILQEVSYQLMKVEQPVENVAAWLFRAARNEMTDRARKKRELPLAGWFGGEEDDYPEDELAETLFGVPQTPEDDYLRQLLWEELETALSELPPAQCDVFIKTELQGYSVKDLAQECGDSVQALLSRKHKAVLYLRTRLRNLYDDLTGR, encoded by the coding sequence ATGAAAGCCGGAATGGCGAAGAATTCGCTGCTGATCACAGCGCTTAACGGCTGCCGCACTCGACTTAAAGCTTTTATCCGCGGGCGGACGGCGGTACGTGAAGATGCCGAAGATATCCTGCAGGAAGTCAGCTATCAGCTAATGAAAGTGGAGCAGCCGGTAGAAAATGTTGCTGCCTGGCTGTTCCGCGCCGCCCGCAATGAAATGACCGACCGGGCGAGGAAAAAGCGGGAGTTGCCTTTAGCGGGATGGTTCGGTGGAGAAGAAGATGACTATCCTGAGGATGAGCTGGCCGAAACGCTGTTCGGCGTCCCTCAAACCCCGGAGGATGACTATCTCAGGCAGCTTTTATGGGAAGAGCTTGAAACCGCGTTATCGGAACTGCCGCCAGCTCAGTGCGACGTGTTCATCAAAACCGAACTTCAGGGCTACAGCGTCAAAGATCTTGCACAAGAGTGTGGCGACAGCGTTCAGGCACTACTCTCCCGCAAACACAAAGCCGTTCTGTACCTGCGCACCCGGCTGCGCAACTTGTATGACGACCTGACTGGCCGCTGA
- a CDS encoding NAD(P)H-dependent flavin oxidoreductase — MSYRLTQLLAIDHPIIQAPMAGVSTPALAAAVSNSGGLGSLGIGASSVDQARAAILNTRELTSRPFSVNLFCHASAQRDNALEQAWIENLRPLFAEFGGMPPEALSEIYKSFINHQEMLAMLLETAPAAVSFHFGVPERSVVQALHDRGIVTLATATRPEEALLIQARGVDVIVAQGYEAGGHRGMFDDKALDTRLSTFALVQLLKKQVTLPIVAAGGIMDGAGIRAMLTIGADAVQLGTAFLLCPESAADEGYRQQLNSSRSHQTDMTHAISGRAARSLDNDYCRHGRATGKEAVPAYPVAYDIGKALASLAKKQGHHGYSAHWAGQGVNLIREMPAAELLQTLVQEAGL, encoded by the coding sequence ATGTCTTACAGACTTACCCAACTGCTTGCTATCGATCATCCCATCATACAGGCGCCGATGGCCGGCGTCTCAACCCCGGCTTTGGCGGCGGCGGTCAGCAATAGCGGAGGGCTTGGCTCTCTGGGTATTGGCGCAAGCAGCGTGGATCAGGCCAGAGCGGCAATTCTAAACACCCGGGAGCTGACCTCCCGCCCGTTTAGCGTAAACCTGTTTTGCCACGCCTCTGCGCAGCGGGATAACGCGCTTGAGCAAGCCTGGATTGAAAACCTGCGTCCGCTGTTTGCTGAGTTTGGCGGGATGCCGCCGGAAGCGCTATCCGAAATTTACAAAAGCTTTATCAACCATCAGGAGATGCTCGCAATGCTGCTGGAGACGGCACCCGCCGCGGTCAGTTTCCATTTTGGCGTGCCTGAACGCAGCGTCGTTCAGGCCTTGCACGACAGGGGGATTGTGACTCTCGCCACGGCCACTCGCCCTGAAGAAGCTCTACTTATCCAGGCGCGAGGTGTGGATGTCATTGTTGCTCAGGGCTACGAGGCCGGAGGGCATCGAGGGATGTTTGACGATAAGGCGCTGGACACACGGCTCAGTACTTTTGCGCTGGTTCAGCTGCTGAAAAAACAGGTCACGCTGCCGATTGTTGCCGCCGGAGGCATTATGGACGGCGCCGGCATCCGTGCAATGTTGACGATAGGGGCAGATGCCGTACAGCTCGGCACCGCGTTTCTCCTTTGCCCGGAGTCTGCCGCCGATGAAGGCTACCGGCAGCAGCTTAACTCCAGCCGCTCGCACCAGACGGACATGACCCATGCCATCTCCGGCAGGGCAGCCAGAAGCCTGGATAACGACTATTGCCGCCACGGACGCGCTACAGGTAAAGAGGCTGTGCCGGCTTATCCTGTGGCCTATGACATTGGGAAAGCACTCGCCAGCCTCGCAAAAAAACAGGGCCATCACGGCTACAGCGCACACTGGGCCGGGCAGGGCGTAAATCTCATCCGGGAAATGCCTGCGGCGGAATTACTGCAAACGCTGGTGCAAGAGGCCGGGCTATAA